Proteins encoded together in one Chitinophaga varians window:
- the aspA gene encoding aspartate ammonia-lyase has product MSKRIEHDFLGEKEIPQDVYYGIQTLRALENFHITGIPLKVEPIFVKSLGYVKKAAAMANRDLGVLDKNIAEYIIKASDRVISGEFDNQFLSDLIQGGAGTSVNMNANEVIANVALEMMGKQKGEYEFCHPNNHVNCSQSTNDAYPTAFRIALILKLTAYKEELGKLADAFDTKGKEFQNVLKMGRTQLQDAVPMSLGDEFHAFAINLKEELSRVDSSKRLIAEINMGATAIGTRVNAPEGYAELVTQYLCEVTGLDLKLAENLIEATNDTGAYVQLSGVLKRTAVKVSKICNDLRLLSSGPRAGLNEINLPPMQPGSSIMPGKVNPVIPEVVNQTAYYVIGADLTVTMAAEAGQLQLNVMEPVISFSLFTAITYMGNACRTLREKCILGITANAEHTKQMVMNSIGIVTQLNPILGYEKSASIAREALETGKSVHDIAVKEKKLITQEKWDEIFTFDNMIRPQFINR; this is encoded by the coding sequence ATGTCCAAGAGAATAGAACACGATTTCCTGGGAGAGAAAGAAATACCCCAGGATGTGTATTATGGGATTCAGACCCTTCGTGCGCTGGAGAATTTTCATATCACCGGTATTCCGCTGAAGGTGGAGCCCATCTTCGTAAAGAGCCTGGGTTATGTGAAAAAGGCGGCTGCTATGGCCAATCGGGACCTGGGAGTACTGGACAAAAATATCGCAGAATATATTATTAAGGCCAGTGACCGTGTGATCAGCGGGGAGTTTGACAACCAGTTTCTGAGTGACCTGATACAGGGCGGGGCGGGTACTTCCGTGAATATGAACGCCAATGAGGTAATTGCCAATGTGGCCCTGGAGATGATGGGCAAACAGAAAGGGGAGTACGAATTTTGTCACCCCAACAACCATGTGAACTGCTCACAGTCCACCAACGACGCTTATCCCACTGCTTTTCGTATAGCCCTTATTCTGAAGCTGACCGCTTATAAAGAAGAGCTGGGCAAGCTGGCCGATGCTTTTGATACCAAGGGTAAGGAGTTCCAGAATGTATTGAAAATGGGCCGCACCCAGTTGCAGGATGCCGTGCCGATGAGCCTTGGTGATGAGTTTCATGCCTTTGCCATCAATCTGAAGGAAGAGCTTTCCCGGGTAGACAGCAGCAAGCGGCTGATTGCGGAAATTAATATGGGTGCTACCGCTATTGGTACGCGGGTGAATGCGCCGGAAGGGTATGCAGAGCTGGTGACCCAGTACCTGTGTGAAGTAACCGGGCTGGACCTGAAGCTGGCAGAGAACCTGATTGAAGCCACCAATGATACGGGTGCTTATGTACAGCTTTCCGGTGTGCTGAAACGTACAGCCGTGAAGGTGTCGAAGATCTGTAATGACCTGCGTTTGTTATCGTCCGGACCACGGGCAGGCCTCAACGAAATCAACCTGCCGCCGATGCAGCCGGGATCTTCCATTATGCCTGGCAAGGTGAACCCGGTGATCCCTGAGGTGGTGAACCAGACAGCCTATTATGTTATCGGCGCCGATCTGACCGTGACAATGGCCGCGGAAGCCGGTCAGCTGCAGCTGAACGTGATGGAGCCGGTGATATCTTTCTCATTGTTTACCGCGATCACCTATATGGGCAATGCGTGCCGTACCCTGCGGGAGAAATGTATCCTGGGCATTACCGCCAATGCAGAACATACCAAACAGATGGTGATGAACAGCATCGGTATCGTGACGCAGCTAAATCCTATACTGGGGTATGAAAAATCCGCCAGTATAGCCCGTGAGGCGCTGGAAACCGGAAAGTCGGTGCATGATATCGCCGTGAAGGAAAAGAAGCTCATTACCCAGGAGAAATGGGACGAGATTTTTACGTTCGACAATATGATCAGGCCACAGTTCATCAACCGTTAA
- a CDS encoding lipase family protein: MMFRISLVSFLFLFFTGNVLCAQHLAPHFDPREYHELLDLTSLQRDTSLEQSNAKAPGNFRIVYRSPEVGLKNRWDLWINRSRSLGVISIRGTNGTSTSWLENFYAGMISAKGTLQLNDSTTFNYKLADDDKAFVHAGWLLGLAAMAPGMVQQINRYYQEGIHEFIIFGHSQGGAIAFLARSYFQYLDGLPKDIVFKTYCSAAPKPGNLFYAYDYDYITRDGWGIRIVNGRDWVPEVPFSIQTPTDFNTINPFANIKKAFRQQKFPVRVALSYIYGRLNRPARRASRRFQRVLGKMAYGRVKKAVPEYNRPVFVNSHNYTPAGTPVILYPVKGYDEKFPFDGKNIFVHHSLNAYRWLLEHVYPTSER, translated from the coding sequence ATGATGTTTCGCATTTCACTGGTTTCTTTTCTATTTTTATTTTTTACGGGAAATGTCCTCTGTGCCCAACACCTGGCGCCACATTTTGATCCCCGGGAATACCATGAACTGCTGGACCTCACTTCCCTGCAACGCGATACTTCCCTGGAGCAAAGCAATGCCAAAGCGCCCGGAAATTTCCGCATCGTATACCGCTCACCGGAAGTAGGCCTTAAAAACCGATGGGACCTTTGGATCAACCGCAGCCGCAGCCTCGGCGTGATCTCCATCAGAGGCACCAACGGCACCTCCACCTCCTGGCTGGAAAATTTCTACGCAGGCATGATCAGCGCCAAAGGCACCCTGCAGCTTAATGACAGTACCACGTTCAACTATAAACTGGCCGATGACGACAAAGCGTTTGTTCATGCCGGCTGGCTGCTGGGCCTCGCCGCTATGGCACCCGGCATGGTACAACAAATCAACCGGTACTATCAGGAAGGCATACACGAATTTATCATCTTCGGACATAGCCAGGGCGGCGCTATCGCCTTTCTGGCACGCTCTTACTTTCAATACCTCGACGGCCTGCCGAAAGACATCGTCTTTAAAACCTATTGCAGCGCGGCGCCTAAGCCGGGCAACCTGTTCTATGCGTATGATTATGACTATATCACCCGCGACGGCTGGGGAATACGGATCGTGAACGGGCGTGACTGGGTCCCGGAGGTGCCGTTCTCCATCCAGACACCGACAGATTTTAATACCATCAACCCTTTTGCCAATATCAAAAAAGCTTTCCGGCAACAAAAATTTCCGGTGCGCGTGGCCCTGTCCTATATATACGGGCGCCTCAACCGGCCTGCCAGACGAGCCAGCCGGCGCTTTCAGCGGGTACTGGGCAAAATGGCGTACGGCCGCGTGAAAAAAGCAGTGCCGGAATATAACCGCCCTGTCTTCGTCAACAGCCACAATTATACCCCGGCAGGTACGCCTGTCATCTTATATCCGGTGAAAGGATACGATGAAAAATTTCCATTTGATGGTAAAAATATTTTCGTGCACCACTCGCTCAATGCCTACCGCTGGCTGCTCGAACATGTTTACCCCACCAGTGAGCGCTAG
- a CDS encoding PLP-dependent aminotransferase family protein, with the protein MLPYKTLINIDREARQPVYQQIANRFASLIREGILKPGSLLPGSRVLALQLGLHRKTVVAAYDELVSQDWAISIPRKGMMVATNLPDIKPRSFQAPVSPYGYGPTFSFNSIPFVVTARHDLAPAGHLIINDGFADMREAPLEAWMKESRALIRRPRYHQRLTYGSAMGSQHLRLQLARYLTHTRGLTLSTSNLMTTRGAQMAIYLTAAMVLKKGDYVIVGSPNYFYADLCFEQLGARLLRVPVDADGIDVEAVGQLCRTHKVKMLYVIPHHHHPTTVTLSAERRMRLLDIIRTHRLAVLEDDYDYDYHYSSAPILPLAAGDHGGNVIYIGSFTKLLGLSIRSGFLVAPAPFLDEMARLRKLMDLQGDNLAEETLAALLGDGTIDRHLKKSNKLYHERRDHLSQLLQSRLGDKVQFTEPAGGMATWLTFHKRYPLAQVAAKAASMGLSMSNGEQYGYGTKPVNAIRFGFASLNNRELTKAVGILEKILKRE; encoded by the coding sequence GTGCTACCATATAAAACATTGATCAATATTGACCGGGAGGCGCGGCAGCCGGTCTATCAGCAGATAGCCAACCGCTTTGCCAGCCTGATACGGGAGGGCATATTGAAGCCGGGGTCGTTATTGCCTGGCAGCCGCGTACTGGCGTTACAGTTAGGGCTGCACCGGAAGACCGTTGTGGCGGCTTATGACGAGCTGGTGAGCCAGGACTGGGCCATTTCCATTCCCCGTAAAGGCATGATGGTGGCCACCAACCTGCCGGACATTAAACCCCGCTCTTTCCAGGCGCCGGTATCTCCCTACGGTTACGGGCCTACGTTTTCTTTCAATAGTATTCCTTTTGTGGTCACTGCACGCCATGACCTGGCGCCGGCGGGCCACCTGATCATCAACGATGGTTTTGCGGACATGCGGGAAGCTCCGCTGGAAGCGTGGATGAAAGAGAGCCGCGCCCTGATCCGCCGGCCCCGTTACCATCAACGGCTCACCTACGGCTCTGCGATGGGAAGCCAGCACCTGCGGCTGCAACTGGCCCGTTATCTGACCCATACCAGGGGGCTTACCTTGTCTACCAGCAACCTCATGACCACACGCGGTGCGCAGATGGCCATCTATCTGACAGCGGCCATGGTCCTGAAAAAAGGTGATTATGTGATCGTGGGAAGCCCCAATTATTTTTATGCAGACCTGTGTTTCGAACAGCTGGGCGCCCGCTTGTTGCGCGTGCCGGTAGATGCGGACGGCATTGATGTGGAAGCGGTAGGGCAACTGTGCCGCACCCACAAAGTAAAGATGCTGTATGTGATACCGCACCATCATCATCCTACCACCGTGACACTCAGTGCCGAACGCAGAATGAGACTGTTGGACATTATCCGTACCCATCGGCTGGCCGTCCTGGAAGATGATTACGATTACGACTACCACTACAGCTCTGCGCCCATACTGCCGCTGGCAGCCGGTGACCACGGCGGCAATGTGATCTATATCGGCTCTTTCACCAAGCTGCTGGGACTTTCCATCCGCAGCGGCTTCCTCGTGGCGCCGGCGCCGTTCCTCGATGAAATGGCACGGCTGCGCAAACTGATGGACCTCCAGGGGGATAACCTGGCGGAAGAAACACTCGCCGCCCTGTTGGGCGACGGTACTATCGACAGGCACCTGAAGAAGTCGAATAAGCTGTACCATGAGCGCCGTGACCATCTGTCGCAACTACTGCAAAGCCGCCTGGGCGACAAGGTACAGTTTACCGAACCTGCCGGCGGCATGGCCACCTGGCTTACTTTTCACAAAAGGTACCCGCTGGCACAGGTGGCCGCAAAGGCCGCTTCCATGGGGCTCAGCATGAGCAACGGAGAACAGTACGGTTACGGCACGAAACCAGTGAACGCTATCCGGTTTGGATTTGCTTCGCTGAACAACAGGGAGCTGACAAAGGCGGTGGGCATCCTTGAAAAGATCCTTAAAAGGGAATAA
- a CDS encoding GNAT family N-acetyltransferase: protein MRIVKTATTDAEIQACSEVILTLRPHVKPERLLPQIREMQQEGYHLLYLPADDDLSKVAAIAGYRHKHNLHTGRFIYIDDLATHPSLRAQGYASLLLYHIREIAREEGLAVVQLDSGHNLWPAHRLYHQQGFYISAHHFTQMI from the coding sequence ATGAGAATTGTAAAAACCGCCACTACCGATGCCGAGATACAGGCCTGCAGCGAAGTAATCCTGACGTTGCGCCCGCATGTAAAACCGGAAAGGCTGCTGCCGCAGATACGGGAAATGCAGCAGGAAGGGTATCACCTGCTGTACCTGCCTGCAGATGATGATCTTTCCAAAGTGGCCGCTATTGCCGGCTATCGTCATAAACACAATCTCCATACCGGCCGCTTTATCTATATCGACGATCTGGCCACCCACCCGTCGTTGCGTGCACAGGGATATGCCAGCCTGCTGTTGTACCATATCCGGGAAATTGCGCGGGAAGAAGGGCTTGCTGTTGTGCAACTGGATTCGGGGCATAACCTGTGGCCGGCCCACCGCCTGTATCATCAACAGGGTTTTTATATCTCCGCCCATCATTTCACCCAGATGATTTAG
- a CDS encoding carboxymuconolactone decarboxylase family protein yields the protein MMKERFFMQEVQPEAFKAMMAMEKYTTTTNISPLHREMIKVRASQLNGCAYCLDKHAADARKSGETEQRLLLLSVWRESPQFTEEERTILAMTEEVTFISQQGLTAETYNKALACFGLETTAQLLMHIICINAWNRIGIATHRVPGQHYPTTAK from the coding sequence ATGATGAAAGAAAGATTTTTCATGCAGGAGGTGCAGCCGGAAGCGTTCAAAGCCATGATGGCCATGGAAAAATATACCACCACTACCAATATTTCGCCGCTGCACCGCGAAATGATCAAAGTAAGGGCATCCCAGCTGAATGGCTGTGCCTATTGCCTCGACAAGCACGCAGCCGATGCGCGTAAGTCGGGAGAAACGGAACAACGCCTGTTGCTGCTCAGCGTATGGCGTGAATCACCACAGTTCACCGAAGAAGAAAGGACCATACTGGCGATGACGGAAGAAGTGACGTTTATCAGTCAGCAGGGCCTGACAGCGGAGACTTACAACAAGGCGCTGGCCTGCTTCGGGCTGGAAACCACAGCGCAGCTGCTGATGCACATTATCTGTATTAATGCCTGGAACCGTATTGGCATAGCCACACACCGCGTACCGGGCCAACATTATCCAACTACCGCAAAATGA
- a CDS encoding anaerobic C4-dicarboxylate transporter family protein: MIWLEFAILLAAILVGARMKGIGLGVMGMVALAVYIFIFRMRPADPPIDVMLIILAVVTTAATLQAAGGMDYLVRLAEKILRSKPSLIVLLGPLVTYFFTLFAGTAHITYSLLPIIAEVSTKKKIRPERALSISVISSHLAITASPISAATAALLTILSGKIALLDILRVCIPATILGTLAGVVVCWKKGKELEKDPVFLEKMKDPEFAASIATDVQESKTPLLPGARLSVLIFGLAVLLIVLVGAFPNMLPSFGEGKSNMAVDATGHIKMAAVIELVMLAAAAAIMLLCRTTAAAVAKASLFNSGAQAVVSIFGVVWMSATFMQTNTGIIESTLGNMVRAAPWTFAIALFILSILLFSQAATTKALMPLGLSLGILPAHMVAMFPAVNGDFVLPGYPTLLAAINFDRTGSTHIGKYLVNHSFMIPGIVSVAVSVAAGFFLAGILL; the protein is encoded by the coding sequence ATGATCTGGTTAGAGTTCGCAATATTACTCGCCGCTATCCTGGTGGGAGCCCGTATGAAAGGCATTGGTCTTGGGGTGATGGGCATGGTGGCGTTAGCGGTGTATATCTTTATTTTCCGCATGCGGCCGGCCGATCCGCCGATAGATGTAATGCTGATCATTCTGGCGGTGGTAACCACCGCCGCCACCCTGCAGGCGGCCGGGGGGATGGATTATCTGGTGCGGCTGGCAGAGAAAATATTGCGGAGCAAACCTTCCCTGATCGTTTTGCTGGGGCCGCTGGTGACGTATTTTTTCACTCTTTTTGCCGGCACGGCCCATATCACTTATTCTCTGTTGCCGATTATTGCGGAAGTATCCACCAAGAAAAAAATAAGGCCGGAGCGTGCGTTGAGTATTTCGGTGATCTCTTCGCATCTGGCGATTACGGCCAGTCCTATTTCGGCTGCCACCGCAGCATTGCTGACTATCCTCAGCGGAAAAATAGCGCTGCTCGACATACTGCGGGTATGTATCCCGGCCACTATCCTGGGAACGCTGGCCGGCGTGGTGGTATGCTGGAAGAAAGGCAAGGAGCTGGAGAAAGATCCGGTATTTCTGGAGAAAATGAAAGATCCGGAGTTTGCGGCCAGTATAGCGACAGATGTCCAGGAGAGCAAAACGCCCCTGTTGCCGGGCGCCAGACTATCGGTGCTGATATTCGGGCTGGCGGTACTGCTGATTGTGCTGGTAGGGGCTTTCCCCAATATGCTGCCTTCCTTTGGAGAAGGGAAAAGTAATATGGCGGTAGACGCCACCGGACATATAAAAATGGCTGCGGTCATAGAGCTGGTGATGCTGGCCGCCGCTGCTGCCATTATGCTGCTTTGCCGTACCACTGCTGCTGCGGTGGCCAAAGCCAGCCTGTTTAACTCCGGCGCCCAGGCGGTAGTGTCTATCTTCGGCGTGGTATGGATGAGCGCCACCTTCATGCAAACCAATACCGGCATTATTGAAAGCACATTGGGCAATATGGTCAGGGCGGCCCCCTGGACGTTCGCCATCGCCCTGTTTATACTGAGCATTTTACTTTTCAGCCAGGCTGCCACCACCAAAGCGCTGATGCCGCTGGGATTGTCCCTCGGTATTCTGCCGGCGCACATGGTGGCCATGTTCCCTGCTGTTAACGGGGATTTTGTGCTGCCAGGTTATCCGACCCTGCTGGCTGCCATTAACTTTGACCGCACCGGTAGTACCCATATCGGGAAATACCTGGTCAACCATAGCTTTATGATCCCGGGGATTGTCAGTGTAGCCGTATCCGTTGCCGCCGGGTTCTTTCTGGCCGGCATCCTGTTATAG